A section of the Dehalobacter sp. DCM genome encodes:
- a CDS encoding ABC transporter ATP-binding protein: MDNNAYIELKNITKTFGTVIANNNVNLTVCKGEIHALLGENGSGKSTLMNVLSGVYAPDSGSIVINGVEAAIKSPKDSIQLGIGMIHQHFKLVDVLTAKENIIAGQKGNFFIRQKTLSEQIGAISYKYGLEVDPDKKVYAMSVGEKQTVEILKVLYRGARILILDEPTAVLTPQETNNLFIILKKMRDAGCAVILITHKLNEVMEVSDRITVLRKGETIGTIDKDQASVQLLTEMMVGYPIDLSIERVEEPTAQQPLLTVENLIVLDEDKVPVINGISFQLSPGEILGVAGIAGSGQKELCEAIAGLCPVEKGVIDYDGENIVGKNPREIIKKGITMSFVPEDRLGMGLVASMGMVDNIILKEYQNQKGIFIDREPAKNKARELIKKLDIQTPGIYHPIKQLSGGNIQKVLLGREIESKPRLLITAYPVRGLDIGASYTVYDLLNEQKKKNVAILYIGEDLDVLLELCDRIMVLESGKIAGILDAKCAVKEQIGLLMTGGTIGDGEAAAHA, translated from the coding sequence GTGGATAATAATGCATATATTGAGTTGAAAAATATTACGAAAACTTTTGGAACCGTTATTGCCAATAACAATGTTAACCTCACAGTTTGCAAGGGCGAGATCCATGCCCTTCTTGGTGAAAACGGTTCGGGAAAAAGCACCCTGATGAACGTGCTCTCGGGAGTCTATGCGCCTGACAGCGGTTCCATTGTGATTAACGGCGTGGAAGCGGCAATAAAATCCCCGAAAGATTCCATTCAATTGGGCATCGGCATGATCCACCAGCATTTTAAACTGGTGGATGTCCTGACGGCGAAAGAAAATATTATTGCCGGACAAAAAGGCAATTTTTTTATTCGGCAGAAAACACTGTCCGAGCAGATTGGGGCGATTTCTTATAAATATGGCCTGGAAGTCGACCCGGATAAGAAAGTTTATGCCATGTCGGTAGGCGAAAAACAAACTGTAGAAATTCTTAAAGTTCTGTACCGGGGTGCGCGAATTCTCATCCTGGATGAACCGACAGCGGTGTTGACGCCGCAAGAGACCAATAATCTGTTTATAATTTTGAAAAAAATGAGGGATGCCGGCTGTGCTGTTATCCTGATTACGCATAAACTCAATGAGGTCATGGAAGTGAGTGACCGGATCACGGTGTTGCGCAAAGGTGAAACCATTGGGACCATCGATAAAGATCAAGCGAGTGTCCAACTCTTAACGGAAATGATGGTAGGCTATCCTATCGATCTTTCTATCGAGCGTGTGGAAGAGCCAACAGCACAGCAGCCGCTTTTAACTGTGGAGAATCTGATCGTTCTCGATGAGGATAAGGTACCTGTAATCAATGGCATCTCGTTTCAATTGTCTCCGGGTGAAATTCTTGGTGTAGCCGGTATTGCCGGCAGCGGGCAAAAGGAACTGTGCGAAGCCATTGCCGGTCTTTGTCCTGTGGAAAAAGGTGTCATTGATTATGATGGTGAAAACATCGTCGGCAAAAATCCGCGGGAAATCATCAAAAAAGGGATCACGATGAGTTTTGTACCGGAAGACCGCCTCGGGATGGGACTGGTCGCTTCCATGGGAATGGTGGATAATATTATTCTCAAAGAATACCAAAATCAAAAAGGGATATTTATTGACCGTGAACCGGCTAAAAATAAAGCCAGAGAACTGATAAAAAAACTGGATATTCAGACACCGGGAATCTATCACCCTATAAAACAGCTCTCCGGCGGAAATATCCAAAAGGTCTTGCTTGGCCGGGAAATCGAATCGAAGCCGCGTCTGCTGATTACTGCTTACCCGGTAAGGGGTTTGGATATCGGGGCATCCTATACTGTCTATGATTTATTAAATGAACAAAAGAAAAAAAATGTTGCCATTCTTTACATCGGCGAAGATCTTGATGTACTCCTGGAACTGTGCGACCGGATCATGGTCCTGGAAAGCGGCAAAATAGCCGGGATCTTAGATGCAAAATGTGCCGTTAAAGAACAAATCGGACTGTTGATGACGGGTGGAACAATCGGTGACGGGGAGGCAGCGGCCCATGCTTAG
- a CDS encoding BMP family ABC transporter substrate-binding protein → MKRRLTFIAVLVVTIALALSGCGTAKTDDKSGGVAKDKIKIGFIYVGPANDGGWTQAHDNGRKYMVEQLGLSADQTVIKEIVNDANADSEQVMRDMIDQGCNIIFATSFGYASHVEKIAKEYPDVKFYHCSGYIKGDNISTYFGRMYEPRYLSGIVAGLKTKTDRIGYAAAFETPEVISGINAFALGVKSVNPDAKIIVKWTHTWIDAAQEKAAAVALLNDGCDVISQHNDSTSPQVAAEQKGAYAIGYNIDNPTAAPKAYMTAPIWNWGPYYQAEVQSVIDGSWKPSDYHGGMAEGILDLAPLTAVAPTEAKALVDDAKAKIKDGSLQVFAGEIKDQAGNVKVEKGKYLDYAQIMSTDMNWFVDNVEGVIEAQ, encoded by the coding sequence GTGAAAAGAAGACTCACCTTTATTGCTGTCCTTGTTGTGACAATCGCATTGGCGTTATCAGGATGCGGAACCGCTAAAACGGATGATAAATCCGGCGGTGTTGCCAAGGACAAAATCAAGATCGGTTTCATCTATGTTGGTCCGGCGAATGACGGCGGTTGGACACAAGCTCACGATAACGGCAGAAAGTATATGGTCGAGCAACTCGGTTTGAGTGCTGATCAGACCGTTATTAAAGAAATCGTCAACGATGCCAATGCCGACAGCGAACAGGTCATGCGCGACATGATCGATCAGGGCTGCAATATCATCTTTGCAACCAGCTTTGGCTATGCCTCCCATGTTGAAAAAATTGCTAAAGAATATCCCGATGTCAAATTCTATCATTGTTCGGGGTATATTAAAGGCGATAATATTTCTACCTATTTCGGCAGAATGTATGAACCCAGATACTTATCCGGTATTGTTGCCGGCTTAAAAACCAAGACCGATCGCATTGGTTATGCCGCAGCGTTTGAAACTCCGGAAGTTATCAGCGGTATCAACGCCTTTGCTTTAGGAGTAAAATCAGTGAATCCGGATGCCAAAATCATTGTCAAATGGACCCATACTTGGATCGATGCCGCTCAGGAAAAAGCAGCAGCGGTCGCTCTCTTGAATGACGGCTGTGATGTTATTTCCCAACATAACGACTCCACCTCGCCCCAGGTTGCTGCAGAGCAAAAAGGTGCCTATGCTATCGGCTATAATATCGATAACCCCACAGCTGCCCCCAAGGCGTATATGACTGCTCCGATCTGGAATTGGGGACCGTATTATCAAGCCGAAGTCCAGAGCGTGATCGACGGTTCGTGGAAACCAAGCGATTACCATGGCGGCATGGCCGAAGGGATCCTGGATCTTGCTCCGCTGACCGCTGTTGCTCCGACTGAAGCCAAAGCCCTTGTTGACGACGCCAAAGCGAAAATCAAAGACGGATCGCTCCAGGTATTCGCCGGAGAAATCAAAGATCAGGCGGGTAATGTTAAAGTAGAAAAAGGAAAATACTTAGACTATGCTCAGATCATGAGCACCGATATGAACTGGTTCGTTGATAACGTCGAAGGCGTTATTGAAGCACAATAA
- a CDS encoding ABC transporter permease → MLRIVKRSDISSRKALVYRVFAVLLALVVSAGVILLLGHNPLKVYASMVTGSLGTAHRFEATIIKTIPLVITSLGIAVAFRMKFWNIGGEGQILMGAYAASVVVFSFPDLPSIALLPLMFLAAVIGGGIWALIPAFFKAQFGTNETLFTLMMNYVAIYWVTYLQNGPWKDPQAMGFPQIQDYPDNAILPDVFGIHMGWIIALVLIIVMHIFMSRSKKGYEIAVLGESENTARYAGMNIKKIILIAMLFSGGLCGLTGMIQASAVNNTLASGISGGYGFTAIITAWLGQLSAPLITVVCFLFAILIQGSNYIQTAFQIPQASANIIQGMILFCILGSEFFIQYKVTGQGKQTKNPTPVKEGK, encoded by the coding sequence ATGCTTAGAATAGTCAAACGTTCAGATATTTCAAGTCGGAAAGCCCTTGTCTACCGAGTTTTCGCTGTCCTTCTGGCACTTGTTGTCTCGGCGGGCGTGATCCTGTTATTAGGTCATAATCCGTTAAAAGTATATGCCTCGATGGTGACAGGATCTTTGGGGACAGCCCATCGCTTTGAGGCAACGATTATCAAAACGATTCCGTTAGTCATCACCTCGTTAGGCATCGCTGTTGCTTTTCGCATGAAGTTCTGGAATATCGGCGGGGAGGGACAGATCCTGATGGGCGCTTATGCGGCCAGTGTGGTTGTCTTTAGTTTCCCCGATCTGCCTTCTATCGCTTTGCTGCCTTTGATGTTTCTGGCCGCGGTTATCGGCGGCGGTATTTGGGCATTGATACCGGCGTTCTTTAAAGCCCAGTTTGGGACCAATGAGACGTTGTTTACCCTGATGATGAATTATGTCGCCATTTATTGGGTTACCTACCTGCAAAACGGGCCATGGAAGGATCCTCAGGCGATGGGCTTTCCTCAAATTCAGGATTACCCGGATAACGCGATCCTGCCGGATGTTTTCGGCATCCACATGGGATGGATCATTGCGCTGGTTCTGATCATCGTCATGCATATATTTATGTCACGTTCCAAAAAAGGGTATGAGATTGCCGTTCTCGGGGAAAGTGAGAATACCGCCCGGTATGCCGGCATGAATATTAAGAAGATTATTTTGATTGCCATGCTTTTTAGCGGTGGACTTTGCGGTCTGACAGGAATGATCCAAGCTTCGGCCGTAAATAACACGCTGGCCTCCGGTATATCCGGCGGCTACGGCTTTACTGCGATTATTACAGCTTGGCTTGGCCAATTAAGTGCACCTCTAATCACTGTCGTCTGCTTTCTGTTTGCGATTTTGATCCAGGGCAGCAATTACATTCAGACTGCGTTTCAGATCCCCCAAGCCTCGGCGAATATTATCCAAGGCATGATTTTATTTTGTATTTTAGGCAGCGAATTCTTCATTCAATATAAGGTTACCGGACAAGGGAAACAAACCAAAAATCCGACACCGGTGAAGGAGGGGAAGTAG
- a CDS encoding xanthine phosphoribosyltransferase has translation MHDLKEKIMTEGKVYRDMLKVDSFLNHQIDVELFNTMGKEFHHRFAAKNITKILTIEVSGIAIACMTAQYFHVPVVYAKKMQAANLDADTYQSRVDSFTKGIDYTIRVDKQYLHQIDRILIIDDFLSKGNAVLGLKEIIDQAGAELMGVGIVIEKEFLGGGQILREQGIDVQSLAAVRSMEGGKIIFA, from the coding sequence GTGCACGATCTAAAGGAAAAGATTATGACAGAAGGCAAAGTATATCGCGATATGCTTAAAGTAGATAGTTTTCTTAATCACCAGATTGATGTGGAACTATTTAACACCATGGGTAAGGAATTTCATCACCGTTTTGCAGCAAAAAATATAACAAAAATATTAACAATTGAGGTATCCGGTATCGCCATTGCCTGTATGACCGCTCAATACTTCCATGTGCCGGTGGTCTATGCCAAGAAAATGCAAGCCGCCAATCTGGATGCGGATACATATCAAAGCAGGGTAGATTCGTTTACCAAAGGCATTGACTATACCATCCGGGTGGACAAGCAGTATCTTCATCAAATCGACCGTATTCTGATCATCGATGACTTTTTATCAAAGGGTAATGCCGTCTTGGGACTCAAGGAAATTATCGATCAGGCCGGAGCCGAGTTAATGGGTGTCGGCATTGTTATCGAGAAAGAATTCCTTGGTGGCGGACAGATCCTCAGAGAACAGGGGATCGACGTCCAGTCCCTCGCAGCAGTTCGCTCCATGGAGGGCGGGAAAATCATCTTCGCCTAG
- a CDS encoding oxidoreductase produces MSRNGLLIDYEYCTGCHSCEVACKKELNLTKGKFGIKLAKNGPFKLKEAEDKWELTYVPIPTQLCDLCGDRVAAGKKPSCVHHCQASVIEFGPAEELSKKMTSRTVLFVP; encoded by the coding sequence ATGTCACGTAACGGTTTATTAATAGACTATGAATATTGTACGGGTTGCCATAGTTGTGAAGTCGCCTGCAAAAAAGAGTTAAATCTTACTAAAGGCAAGTTTGGCATAAAATTAGCCAAAAATGGTCCTTTTAAATTAAAGGAAGCTGAGGACAAATGGGAATTAACCTATGTTCCCATTCCCACCCAACTTTGTGATTTATGCGGTGATAGAGTGGCTGCTGGCAAAAAACCAAGTTGTGTACACCATTGCCAGGCCTCCGTGATTGAATTTGGACCTGCAGAAGAACTGTCGAAAAAAATGACTTCGAGAACCGTGCTGTTTGTTCCGTAA
- a CDS encoding molybdopterin-dependent oxidoreductase, whose product MSSNSKKVQWQEGDLTVTRTCAWTAPGCHDGCSVLYYTKGNELVKVEGDPESQYNFGRLCMRCLSMPELVNDPNRAKWPMKRVGERGENKWQRITWDEAYDIVEEKVREIWRNYGPESIVTAIGTGRNTWSIVPKLTYSAFKSPNFSMGFLAGDSCYLPRAAAMGTMIGDFFIIDASQLDERRYANPEWKRPEVVMIWGNNPIITNGDGFLGHWIVDMMKLGTKLIVVDPYLTWLASRAEYWLQLRPGTDAAVGLAMLNVIIEEKLYDKDFVDNWTYGFEELSERVKEYPPEKVEEITWVPKEKIVAAARMFAKAKPASVQWGLAIDTQRAGVSVANSICALVAITGNLDVPGGNHLIRTAFGVDRLAHVASDWGLAELSEEMRNKRLGVAEYPLLKFGLAVTSRGDSVLEAIETGRPYPVQMYWMQSTNTFVNTASESHRVYKAIKKVPFVVCVDPVLTPSAVAFADLFLPAAMSVERDSLRNWWTPLRSISKVTQFEECKTDEEIVLDLGKRLNPDSFPWENVDEMINWALKPAGVTYQELEEKVMMWPEVHYKKYEQGLLRPDGEAGFNTDTGMVNLYQDIFVEWGLDPLPYHMEPPYSPVSTPQLMKEYPLILTAGARPWEFFHSEHRQSATLREFHPNPRVTMHPDTAEKYGIKEGDWVWIENNVGKCKQVAVLDPGWDPRVVHGEHGWWFPEREAAEPTLFGAFESNINSLTTQCTTGPTGYGAPLKNTICKIYKA is encoded by the coding sequence ATGAGTAGTAATAGTAAAAAAGTACAGTGGCAGGAAGGTGACCTGACAGTCACGCGTACGTGTGCCTGGACAGCACCAGGCTGTCATGATGGTTGCTCAGTTCTTTATTACACAAAGGGAAATGAGCTCGTAAAGGTCGAAGGAGACCCGGAAAGCCAATATAATTTTGGCAGGCTGTGCATGCGGTGCCTGAGTATGCCGGAACTGGTGAACGATCCTAACCGCGCCAAATGGCCAATGAAACGGGTGGGTGAACGCGGAGAGAACAAATGGCAGCGGATTACCTGGGATGAAGCCTACGATATTGTCGAAGAAAAAGTACGTGAGATCTGGAGAAATTATGGACCCGAGTCTATCGTAACTGCTATCGGAACCGGACGGAATACCTGGTCCATCGTCCCGAAACTGACCTATTCCGCATTTAAGAGCCCTAACTTCTCCATGGGATTCCTGGCAGGGGACTCCTGCTACCTACCCAGGGCAGCAGCTATGGGGACCATGATTGGAGACTTCTTTATTATTGATGCATCTCAGCTGGATGAACGACGTTATGCGAATCCCGAGTGGAAACGTCCGGAAGTTGTTATGATCTGGGGTAATAATCCGATTATCACAAATGGGGACGGATTCCTGGGCCACTGGATTGTTGACATGATGAAGCTGGGGACAAAACTCATCGTGGTTGACCCCTACCTGACATGGCTTGCTTCCAGAGCCGAATATTGGCTCCAACTGCGCCCCGGTACGGATGCTGCCGTTGGCCTGGCGATGCTCAATGTTATTATCGAAGAAAAACTCTATGATAAAGATTTTGTGGATAATTGGACCTACGGATTTGAGGAACTGTCGGAACGGGTGAAAGAATATCCCCCCGAAAAAGTAGAAGAAATCACATGGGTCCCCAAGGAAAAAATTGTGGCAGCGGCGCGCATGTTCGCCAAAGCGAAACCAGCTTCGGTTCAATGGGGTCTGGCGATAGATACGCAGAGAGCAGGTGTTTCGGTTGCGAACTCCATTTGCGCCCTCGTTGCCATCACCGGCAATCTTGATGTTCCGGGCGGAAACCACCTGATTCGGACGGCATTCGGTGTAGACCGTCTTGCTCACGTCGCGTCTGATTGGGGCCTTGCAGAATTGTCCGAAGAAATGCGGAATAAACGTCTTGGGGTTGCGGAATATCCGCTGCTTAAATTTGGACTCGCCGTCACGTCCCGTGGTGACTCGGTCTTAGAGGCGATTGAAACTGGCAGGCCGTATCCGGTTCAGATGTACTGGATGCAATCCACCAACACCTTTGTCAACACCGCATCAGAATCACACCGTGTTTACAAAGCTATAAAAAAAGTACCCTTCGTCGTCTGTGTTGATCCTGTCTTGACGCCATCTGCCGTCGCCTTTGCCGATCTGTTCCTGCCGGCTGCAATGAGCGTAGAGCGGGACAGCTTAAGAAACTGGTGGACACCGTTAAGATCCATTTCCAAGGTTACTCAATTTGAAGAATGTAAGACCGACGAAGAGATCGTTTTGGATCTCGGCAAACGCCTGAATCCGGACTCTTTCCCCTGGGAAAATGTTGACGAAATGATTAACTGGGCCTTAAAACCGGCTGGCGTTACCTACCAGGAACTGGAAGAAAAAGTCATGATGTGGCCGGAAGTTCATTATAAGAAATATGAACAAGGTTTGCTCCGTCCGGACGGAGAAGCCGGGTTTAACACTGATACAGGGATGGTTAATCTTTATCAGGATATTTTTGTGGAATGGGGCCTGGATCCGCTTCCTTACCATATGGAACCGCCATACAGCCCGGTTTCGACACCGCAGCTGATGAAGGAATACCCGCTAATTCTGACTGCTGGTGCACGTCCGTGGGAATTCTTCCATTCCGAACACCGTCAGAGTGCCACCTTGCGGGAATTCCATCCGAATCCCAGAGTGACCATGCACCCCGATACCGCCGAAAAATACGGGATTAAAGAGGGCGACTGGGTATGGATTGAAAATAACGTCGGAAAATGCAAACAGGTAGCCGTTCTTGATCCGGGTTGGGACCCAAGAGTGGTTCATGGGGAACATGGCTGGTGGTTCCCGGAGAGAGAGGCAGCGGAACCGACCCTCTTCGGGGCATTTGAATCCAACATCAACAGCCTCACAACACAGTGTACGACCGGCCCCACAGGATATGGCGCTCCATTAAAGAACACGATTTGTAAGATTTACAAAGCTTAA
- the acsB gene encoding acetyl-CoA decarbonylase/synthase complex subunit alpha/beta translates to MSLTDIIFAGSKTALQIAEESVAKAIAAKGKDYRVAFPETAYSLPLIYAITGNKTSTLDDLQGGLSLVKALIVEEEDLGKALDAGIATAVAAEIIEAVKFVQDDNPYNPPCFGFITDAVIRSWGVGLVMGDIPGVAVIVGECPDKETASNLIKDYQAKGLLTFLVGGVIDQAIAAGIKTGVDLRILPLGYDITSVVHVVSVAIRAALIFGAVPPGQPDEFKQYTAKRVKAFVNALGPLNEVVVAAGAGAIALGFPVLSDQEVPEVPGALMTEKNYDKLVGASLEARGIKIKMTRIPIPVCFAAAFEGERIRKNEMFVEFGGGRTESWELVRQISLTEIEDHKITIIGEDIDILKEIPGKMPLAVLVEVAGKNMQEDFEPVLERRIHYFINYVEGLMHVGQRDTTWIRVGKEAFAKGLRLQHIGEVIYAKMLDEFGAVVDKCQVTLITDENIAKDYKATYAIPKYRARDERIANLTDDTVDTFYSCTLCQSFAPSHVCVVTPERLGLCGAVSWLDSKATFELDPTGPSKPIPKENTLDQVKGSWQSVNEAVQALSQGSLGQITLYSLMEDPMTSCGCFECIAGIMPEANGVIIVNREFSGVSPVGMTFGELASMTGGGVQSPGFMGHGRQFISSRKFISAEGGPGRIVWMPKELKDYVADKLNKTAKELYDIDNFTDMICDETIGTETETVMTFLAEKGHPAFNMESLL, encoded by the coding sequence ATGAGTTTAACTGATATCATTTTTGCCGGATCAAAAACAGCACTGCAAATTGCGGAGGAATCCGTAGCCAAGGCCATCGCTGCCAAAGGGAAAGACTATCGCGTCGCGTTTCCGGAGACGGCCTATTCACTTCCCCTGATTTATGCGATCACCGGAAATAAAACCAGTACCTTGGACGATTTACAAGGCGGTTTATCCCTTGTCAAAGCATTAATCGTCGAAGAAGAAGATTTGGGAAAAGCTCTGGATGCGGGAATAGCCACTGCGGTTGCCGCGGAAATCATTGAAGCGGTGAAATTTGTGCAGGATGACAATCCTTATAATCCCCCTTGTTTTGGCTTTATTACCGACGCCGTTATCCGCAGCTGGGGAGTCGGTCTGGTCATGGGGGATATCCCGGGTGTTGCCGTTATTGTCGGGGAATGTCCCGATAAAGAAACAGCATCCAATTTGATTAAAGATTACCAGGCGAAAGGGTTATTAACTTTTCTTGTCGGTGGCGTTATCGACCAGGCAATTGCAGCCGGAATAAAAACTGGTGTTGATCTGCGGATCCTGCCGCTGGGCTATGATATCACGTCTGTGGTGCATGTGGTCAGTGTGGCGATTCGCGCAGCACTGATCTTTGGTGCCGTTCCGCCGGGGCAACCCGATGAATTTAAACAATATACTGCAAAAAGGGTTAAAGCCTTTGTCAACGCACTTGGGCCATTAAACGAAGTAGTCGTTGCGGCGGGAGCCGGGGCAATCGCTCTTGGATTTCCTGTCTTATCCGACCAGGAGGTTCCCGAAGTCCCCGGTGCGCTGATGACCGAAAAGAATTATGATAAACTGGTGGGCGCTTCTCTTGAAGCCCGAGGGATCAAAATTAAAATGACGCGAATTCCGATCCCGGTGTGTTTTGCCGCGGCCTTTGAAGGCGAAAGAATTCGTAAGAATGAAATGTTTGTGGAGTTTGGCGGAGGTAGGACAGAATCTTGGGAATTGGTACGGCAAATCAGTTTAACGGAAATTGAGGATCATAAAATTACGATTATCGGAGAAGATATCGATATTCTCAAAGAAATACCGGGAAAAATGCCACTGGCTGTCTTGGTGGAAGTGGCTGGCAAGAACATGCAGGAAGACTTCGAACCGGTCTTGGAACGAAGAATCCATTACTTTATAAACTATGTCGAAGGACTGATGCATGTCGGACAGCGCGACACCACCTGGATCCGTGTTGGTAAGGAAGCCTTTGCTAAGGGGTTAAGACTGCAGCATATCGGCGAAGTGATTTATGCCAAAATGCTCGACGAATTCGGTGCTGTGGTCGACAAATGTCAGGTCACGCTGATCACAGACGAAAATATTGCCAAAGACTATAAAGCCACGTATGCCATCCCCAAGTATCGCGCCCGTGATGAACGTATTGCGAATTTGACGGATGACACGGTGGATACCTTCTATTCCTGTACACTTTGCCAGTCATTTGCCCCTTCCCATGTCTGTGTGGTTACGCCGGAACGACTTGGTCTGTGCGGCGCGGTGAGCTGGCTTGATTCCAAAGCCACGTTCGAATTGGATCCAACCGGACCATCAAAGCCCATCCCCAAGGAGAACACACTGGATCAGGTCAAAGGGTCTTGGCAATCGGTGAATGAGGCCGTTCAGGCATTATCACAGGGAAGCCTGGGACAAATCACTCTTTACAGCTTGATGGAAGATCCCATGACTTCCTGCGGCTGTTTCGAGTGTATTGCCGGGATTATGCCGGAAGCCAATGGGGTTATCATCGTTAACCGCGAATTTTCTGGTGTCTCCCCGGTGGGTATGACTTTCGGGGAACTTGCTTCCATGACCGGCGGCGGCGTGCAGTCTCCCGGATTCATGGGTCATGGCCGACAATTTATTTCATCCCGGAAATTTATTTCTGCCGAAGGCGGGCCTGGCCGTATTGTCTGGATGCCGAAGGAATTAAAGGATTATGTCGCAGATAAGTTGAATAAAACGGCGAAAGAATTATATGATATTGATAATTTTACCGATATGATCTGCGACGAAACAATCGGCACGGAAACGGAAACTGTAATGACTTTTCTGGCGGAAAAAGGCCATCCGGCGTTTAATATGGAGTCACTGTTGTAA
- a CDS encoding NADH-quinone oxidoreductase subunit NuoE family protein yields MSGYVEQLWDQLPENERQAMNILNKIQTEYGFIPRNLLFELAERTGIPESQLHGLVSFFKAYRTTPAGKHRIRICYGTACYARGASLIYDRFAEELKLESGDTSADGLVTVEQVYCVGACSQAPVIIQDEEIKNRIQSYQVPLLLNDLRKKS; encoded by the coding sequence ATGTCCGGATATGTGGAACAATTATGGGATCAGCTGCCTGAAAATGAAAGACAGGCCATGAATATATTAAATAAAATTCAGACGGAGTATGGCTTTATCCCAAGAAATTTATTGTTTGAGCTGGCTGAACGTACCGGAATCCCTGAATCTCAGCTTCATGGTCTGGTGAGTTTCTTTAAGGCCTACCGCACCACACCGGCTGGAAAACACCGCATTCGTATTTGTTATGGAACGGCTTGTTATGCCCGAGGGGCATCCCTAATCTATGACCGTTTTGCCGAAGAACTAAAACTGGAAAGCGGTGACACTTCAGCGGACGGCCTGGTTACTGTCGAGCAGGTCTATTGTGTAGGTGCATGTAGTCAGGCGCCGGTGATTATCCAGGATGAGGAAATCAAAAACAGAATACAGTCTTACCAGGTACCATTGTTGCTTAATGATTTGAGGAAAAAGTCATGA
- a CDS encoding ABC transporter permease, which produces MEFLILFLTASVQAGTPLLYATLGETITEKAGNLNLGVEGMMLMGAVTGFMVALATANPALAIIGALAAGAFGALIFTFLTVSLRTNQVVTGLALTIFGTGIAGYFGQKLTGSVVPGQVKAVFIPLKLPVLGDIPFIGHILFDQDILIYGGYLVMIATGIYLYKTRKGLNLRIIGENPAAADASGIRVTLYKYVHILVGGALCGLGGAYLSLVYVPAWQENITAGRGWIAVALVIFATWNPYKAWLGAYFFGALSIAGFYITKFQISVSTYFLDMLPYIATIIVLVVISIRKSKENAPPKALSEPYFREER; this is translated from the coding sequence ATGGAATTTCTGATCTTATTCCTGACCGCCTCCGTACAGGCTGGAACTCCTCTTCTTTACGCCACTCTTGGTGAAACCATTACGGAAAAAGCAGGCAACCTGAACCTCGGAGTTGAAGGGATGATGCTGATGGGTGCCGTCACCGGCTTTATGGTTGCCTTAGCCACGGCGAATCCTGCACTGGCGATTATCGGGGCTTTGGCAGCAGGTGCCTTTGGCGCGCTGATTTTTACTTTCCTCACCGTATCACTCCGTACCAATCAAGTTGTCACCGGCCTGGCTTTAACGATATTTGGTACCGGAATAGCCGGGTACTTTGGCCAGAAGCTGACAGGCAGTGTTGTCCCGGGACAGGTGAAAGCTGTTTTTATCCCGCTGAAGTTACCCGTTTTGGGGGATATTCCGTTTATCGGCCATATTCTGTTTGATCAGGATATCCTGATCTATGGCGGGTACCTGGTCATGATTGCCACAGGAATCTATTTGTATAAAACGCGAAAAGGACTTAATTTGCGTATCATCGGAGAAAATCCCGCCGCAGCCGATGCCTCTGGCATACGGGTAACACTCTATAAATATGTCCATATCCTGGTGGGCGGTGCGCTATGCGGTCTTGGCGGCGCGTATCTGTCCCTGGTCTATGTTCCCGCCTGGCAGGAAAATATCACAGCGGGACGCGGTTGGATTGCCGTCGCCCTGGTTATTTTTGCGACGTGGAACCCCTATAAAGCGTGGCTGGGAGCCTATTTCTTCGGCGCTCTTAGTATTGCCGGATTCTATATCACCAAGTTTCAAATTAGTGTGTCCACTTACTTTTTGGACATGCTGCCCTATATTGCCACCATTATCGTCCTGGTCGTAATATCGATCCGGAAATCCAAAGAGAATGCCCCGCCGAAAGCGTTGAGTGAACCCTATTTCAGGGAAGAACGATAG